The Paenibacillus wynnii DNA window TTAAAATATGTACTGCTTTCAGTTACCGTGGCCTTCGTAGTATTGCTGGCAAAAGCAGGCGTGCTCAGTACCGCTGTTGTAACCAGCAACAGGACCAGCAGTAGATTAACAATCCTTTTCAACTTTGTTTCCTCCATTTCCAATAAGTTCTATAATATCATTTAATCTCGTATGTATCTTGTATTCTGTACAAGGAAAAAATAGCATTGAACATCACCCAAACAAGAATACGAATCGGTGTTGAATTATAGGCAATGCATGGATTGTTCAGTGAGGGCAGTTACTGGTCAGCGCCCATGGCAAAAAAATAGTTATCAATCTTTTCAGCTTCTGTTAATAGTGTAATGAGTTCTTCTGTTTCTATAGGCTGAATTGCAGCTTCAACAGTAGTTTTTGCAGTAGCTACCCCACTAGTATCTGATGGACTGTATCCGCCTTAAAAGTGAATAATTATGTACAGATTATGGCACTCTCACACAACCGACAATTTTCGTGATAAACTAACGTAAATATATACTTGCCGACATAGTAAAGCGTTTATGCTTGAACAGTTTAAAGCGCTAGGCTTAAGTTATATTTACATATTGAAACCGGGGGAAATTCATTGAAAACATTACTACTCAAGTGGAACCAAGTAAGCCTAGTACGACGAATATTTATAGGGATTATAGTGGGTATAATATTGGCTTTAGTTATTCCTAATGCATCGGGAATCACCATTTTCGGATCCTTGTTTGTATCCTCATTAAAGGCGGTTGCGCCTGTATTGGTCTTGCTTATCGTAATGTCAGCCATATCGCAACATAAACAAGGCCAAAAAACGAATATGAAATCAATTATTCTTTTGTATGGTTTAAGTACATTTTTGGCGGGACTAATTGCCGTTATTGCAAGTTTTATCTTCCCGGTAAACTTATCTCTTGTAACGGGTGCCAGCGACCTGACTCCACCTGATGGGATTGTAGAAGTACTTAAGACTTTGCTATTTAAGGTTGTGGACAACCCAGTAAACGCTCTAATGAATGCCAACTATATTGGCATCCTCACTTGGGCTATCCTTCTTGGTGTCGCATTAAAAAATGCCAATGATTCTACAAAAAACATGCTTACTAACTTCTCAGATGCCGTATCACATATCGTTAAATGGGTGATCAACTTAGCACCACTGGGCATCATGGGACTTGTTTTTGATTCCATTACTGCCAATGGGCTTTCATCCTTACTCGATTACGGTAAACTCCTTATTGTTCTTATTGGATGTATGCTATTTATGGCGCTTATTGTTAATCCATTAATTGTATATCTGAATATTCGCAGAAATCCATATCCGCTGGTGTTTCATTGCCTGAAGGAAAGCGGAATTACCGCATTCTTTACCCGTAGCTCAGCTGCAAACATTCCAGTCAACATGAGCCTATGTGAAAAGATGGAGCTGGATACAGATACGTATTCCGTGTCTATTCCATTAGGTGCTACCATTAACATGGCAGGTGCAGCGATTACGATTTCCGTCTTGACTCTCGCAGCGGTTCATACCGTTGGCATTGAAGTGGATTTTGGCACAGCGCTTATTCTTAGCGTCCTATCCGCTGTATCTGCTGCTGGGGCCTCAGGTGTTGCGGGCGGCTCACTTTTATTGATTCCTCTAGCATGCAGCATCTTCGGAATTTCGAATGATGTGGCGATTCAAGTCGTTGGGGTAGGTTTCATAATCGGTGTTTTGCAAGACTCATTCGAAACAGCCCTTAATTCATCCTCTGACCTACTCTTTACAGCAACTGCTGAATATACAAAGAAACGTAAAGAAGGCACGGACTTTGTGATTAAGATCTAGAAAAATGATGATTAAAAAGCAGGAGGCCTTAGGTCCCTGCTTTTTTTGTTGCCAATTATGAGGCTGGCTTCTCCCCCCCTTTCTCTCTCCTATCCCTATACTTCCCTTAATGCTGAACGGAATAATTCTTCAAGGGCACTAATACGTCAACCTGTGAATGGAACTCACTAGGCGGCATCGTATTATATTGTTGGATCCACTCACAGGCCAAGATGGGACGAAGAACATAGATACATGCATCATATTAATGAATTGAATTATAACCTTTCATTCCCCTCACTTCCTCGATAATCGCCCTAACGCCCTCCTCAATTTGCTCCGGCTGCGCTTGAGAAATGCTGATTCGCAAGAACTTTTCCCGTTCCAGACAGCCGGATAAATAGAATCCTTTTCCAGATACGACTCTAACATTTCTAGCCACAAGCCTTTTTACCAATTGCTCCAAATTCAACGTCTGCGGGAGCTTAAATTGCACAAAAATTCCTGAGCTAACCCCTGAACTTTCTATTAATCCTGCATCGTTATACCGCTCTACAGCCTCATTCAGCGTGCGAATTCTGGCTGCGTATTGGCTGCATATTTTGTGCTTGTGCCGTTCGTACATATCATTGTTAATGTATACTTCGAGTGCCGCCTGGGACAGCAGCGAGGTGTCGCTATATCTTTTATAGGAATGGAACGACTCCAGTAGTGACTCCGGCAGTACGGCGGCCCCCAACCGCAAACCGGGGAATATAATCTTGGAAAAGCTTTTTAAATAAACGACATGGGAAGTTCTGTTGTACGCGTAAATAGGATCAAATCCCTGCTTTTCACCCAAATCAGCCATGTAGTCATCTTCCACGATATAAACGTTGTATTTACTGGCTAAACCAGCAATCGCTTCCCTATCCTCCGCACTATAAGAAGTGCCTAGCGGATTATGATACCTTGACATCGTGTAAAAAAATTTAATGTTGCCGGATTTGAACCTCTCCTCCAATTCCCCTAGATCGATACCTCCTGCCGAGCGGGCGATTCCGCTAACCGGTATACCTTCTGCCTCAAGAAACCGCAAATAGATATCGTAGCTCGGCTGTTCGACAAGGATAACTGATTTCCCATTCGGAAACGGCATTTTTGCCAAAATCTCCAACGCTTGCTGCACACCAGAAGTCACCATTATTCGCTCCGCATTCGTAAAGACTTGATCTCCTGCCAGATGGGAGGCCAGTGTATGACGAAGCTTCTCCAGCCCTCTTGAATCTCCATAGGTAAACAGCTGGTGCTTATATTTATCAATCGCCTTGTTCAAGCAATGCTGGAAATCCAAATACGGGAACACGTTCACATCGGGCAGCACCGAAGCGAAATCTATCATTTTGCTTGTATTGTCGTTCGGCCAGTCTCCCGATTTCTCAACTACGTAATGGCCGCTTTGCGAGATTGAATAAATGGTGTGCCGCTTCTCAAGCTCCGCATATGCCCGAATAACCGTGCTCATGCTGCACCCATGCAGCTCCGAGGTACTGCGAATGGAAGGCAGCTTTTGGCCTGGTCGGTATTGTCCTTCTAAGATTTTTTGCTCGATTTCGGAAAGAATAACCAAATATTTTTTCATGGCGCTGCCCCTCCCCTGTCTCTATTCAGTATATAGAATCAAGAACTGTATCGATACAGTTACGATATTACATTATTGTTCAGGTCATGATTTGCCTCTACAATTCTAAGTAACAGGAAAGGAGGAGACCCGTCATCATAAAACACAAAGGAACGAAGCTAGCTTATTTATCCGCGTTATTGAACGCTGTGATCATTGGATTCTCTTTCTTGTTTGCCAAAATGGCCCTTGACTATGCTGACCCTATGGATACGCTAACGTACCGTTTTGCTCTATCGTTTGCAGTCATGTCTATTCCGGTTATGTTCGGCCGGGTAACACTTAACTACCGCGGCAAACCGCTTAGTAAATTGCTGCTACTGGCTTTAATGTACCCACTCGGTTTTTTCACCCTTCAAACGTTCGGGCTGCAGCAGGCCACCTCTTCCGAGGGGGGGATTTTGTATGCTACCACACCAATTTTGACAATGGTATTAGCCTCCGTATTTTTGAAGGAATCCACCACTGTCCTGCAGAAGCTCTCGATCTTCTTATCGGTATTCGGCGTGGTGTTTATCTTTATGATGAAAGGCACTGGCATCGATTGGACGAACATACAGGGTATTTCCCTGTTATTCTTATCCTGTCTGGCTTTCGCTGGTTATGGCGTTATGGCCCGGTCACTGCTCCGAACCTTCAGCCCTGCGGAGATAAGCTATTTGATGCTCGGAATCGGCTTTGTTACTTTCCTCGTGATTTCACTGACAGATCATGTGACCACCGGGACGCTGGATCAATTCATCACACCGCTCACCAGCAGCACATTTATCGTATCGACTCTGTACCTCGGAGTGATCTCTTCGCTCCTTACCTCACTGTTAGCTAACTATGCTTTGTCCAAGATAGAAGCCTCAAATATGAGCGTATTCTCTAATCTATCGACAATCGTCTCGATCACAGCCGGTTCACTATTCCTCAGAGAAGAGATCACGATATATTCGATTATTGGGTCAGTGTTGATTATAGCAGGAGTTGTAGGAACGGTTTTTTGGGGGCAAAAAAAGACATAAAAAGAACCTTCATCCCCACCTAATGGTTGAATCTGAAGGTTCTTTTACTTAGTAATTGGGACTCGCTCATTCTTCTGGACACTTTGGGGATATGCTTGTTTCCATCAAGTAGGCTGCTGCTTAGGTATAGTTATAAATATGAACAATCCAATTAGAAATAGCGGGATAATCGCTAAAATACTAAGGTTTGCGTTTCTCGTTAAGGTGGTTGTCAAAGACATCACCGCAGGACCGATAATCGCCGCGAACTTGCCAAAGATATTGTAGAAACCAAAGAATTCATTAGAATTTTCCTTAGGAATAATCTTCGCATAATAGGACCGACTGAGCGCCTGAATTCCACCCTGGGCCGAACCGATCAACGCACCCAGAATAAAAATATGCCAGACTGAAGTAATAAAGAAAGCCGCGATACAAGAGATGATATAGGTGAAAATCCCAATAATAATCATCGTCCGGGCGGAATATTTTTTAGCCAGATTGCCGTAAACAATTGCACACGGAAAGGCAATAATCTGTATAACTAATAAAATTCCAAGTAAGGTGAAGGTGTCGAAGGCATCAGCACCCAGAACTGAAGTGGCATAGGGCACTACCATTTTAATAATCGTATCTACCCCGTCAATATAGAAAAAGTAAGCAATTAAGAATACAAATACCGTTCTATGCTGCCTAATATTCTTAAAAGTGCCTGCCAGTCTTCGGAAGCTGCTCGCAACCGGTCTAGGCTCAGGTTCAATATAGTGTCTCTGCTTCACGTCCCTAATCATAGGAACAGTCAACAGCCCCCACCATAGGGCAGTAATGATAAACCCAATCTGATAACCGATCGACTTATCCATACCCATAACCACAATCAATACCAAGCTGATCCCAAATGGAATGACGCTGGAGATATATCCAAAAGCAAACCCTCTCGTAGATACTTTATCCATCCGTTCATCCTTCGTAACATCTACCAAAAAGGAGTCATAGAAAATATTAGCTCCGGCAAACCCTATGGCTGACAGGATATAAAAAACAATCAATAACTGCCACTGTCCGCTCGAAGGTGCCACGAAAGCCAGCGATGCTGTAGCTAGCACACCGACCAATGCAAAAAATACGAAGAAGCGCTTCTTCGTATCCTTGTAATCTGCGATCGTCCCCAAAATCGGGCTGAGGATAGCCACCAGAATACTTGCAATGGAATTAAAATACCCCAAATCCATACTGCTGTTCACATTCGTGAACATGCCAAATACAATGGGCAATAGCGCCGTGGTAACAGCCAGCGAATAGGCCGAATTGCCGCAGTCATACAGAATCCATGATTTCTCCTCTTTGGTTAACTTCATATAACACCCGCCTTTTAAAAGATTGAACTATATTTCCTTGAGGGAAGGTCCGTCGCAACTGCGGTGAATGTTTGGACTTCCGGCCGCTTTTGTCTCCCGATTTCTTGATTTAACCGCTTTTTGCGGTTGAAATCGGGAGACAGCATATGCTTTCGAAGCGAGCTTTCCTACGGAAAGCTTTCGGGCGGGCGCTGTCGCTCCTCCAGTTCCAAAATTCCCCTTCGTTGCTCCTTTCCCTTCTGCAATTTTCTAAGTTCAATCTATAACTAGTTGTTACTGTTATATCACGTGATCATATGAAGCATGTTAAATGAATGTTAAATCACAAAATTTCCGTAGTGAGCGTAAAGCCTTCAATCACAACGTCCTCGTCAATCTCGATCATGATGCAGCGTTTGCCCTGATAATTCACCTGTTTCACATACCTTAAATCCTGCGGGCTGATCGCAATGGTCGCAACCTTCGTCTCAATCTTGATCGACTTCGTGGTGAACTTCGGAATCACGCTGCTGGCTTTGAGTTCATAGTTCCGGTCATCGATGATCGTCTCGAATGCACGCTCCACCTTCTCCGCCGTCAAGTTCTCTACGCCGCTTGCCGTCAATACTCGTTCCACATCTCTATAATCCAGCTTAGGAGCTTCTTCCTCCTCGTTGGATTCGATGACCTGGTGGATCTCCTCATATACATGAGCTAGCGTTAACACGTCGAACTGATCGCCCGCCACTTCTTTGACGATTTCTTCAAAAATAACTCTCTCTTCCTTCGCCGTTACCGACTTCTCGGCATTCAGGACTTGATCGATGAAATGACGATTCGGTTCATTAGCTTTGCCCGAGCAATATAGAACTCGGTTTACATCGGATGCGTTGTCCGTAACACTTGGGTAGAAAAAACCCTGCTCCGGCGTACTCAATTTGATGATGGGATCTACGATGATATTGTACTTGAATTCCCGCTCGGCATAATCGAACAATAATGATTTCCGCTGCGGTTCAGTGGTATTAACACTACACAGGATGAACGGATGGGCGAACATCTCGTTCTTCTCGCTCTCCTCAGCTTCATCGTTGCGACTTTTGGTCGGCCGGAAGTACTGCCCGCGAACAAAAGTAACCACCGTATCCCGTTCAAGCTTGGTATCCTTGATCATCCTGTCCACGAGAAGGAGCATCAGGTCCTGCCATTCATCCCGGTCACCCGTTATCATGCCTTGATGAAGAAGCACTTTCGTAGGCTCCTCCGCTTCCTCTTGAAACCGTACCTCGAACAGCTTCTGATCCAACTCACCGGTCAGCAGTTTTTTGAAATTCCCGATATACAGCTCCTGCTTCTCTCGATCTACCAGCTCGAACGGCTGACACTCGTAATGATAGATTTCACTGCTTTCCTTCATGATATATACGTTAAGAATATCAAACAGCTTGAGCATATCATGGTCCAGCTTGAATTGTTTGCGAATGTGCGCGACTTCTTTTTTATTCATAATCGGTTCAGCAACCCCTTAAAAGTATTATGGCTTTATTAGTATAAACGATAGGGGGCGGGAATGGGTTGATGGATATTTAGGATTAAATAACAAATTACCCGTAACAACCGTCACGGGATTAGAAGCAACTATTATATTAGATGGCCACTTGGTATGCATGGTTAGGAGACTGGCTGGATCTATTTCTTTCTTTTTTCAATCCTGCCAATGGGTTCCCCATTAGTGACATTATACAGGCGGCTCTTGGGCTCGTACATCGTTTGAGCTGGCCACAAGCCGTGGTGTCCTGATACGATGTAACTTACAATGCAAGCAATGAAAAAGTACTCCATACCCTTTCCATTGAATAGTTCCATAGCTAACAGAAAAGCGGCTATAGGCGTGTTGGCCCCACCACAGAACACAGCGATCAAGCCTAGAGCAGCAAGGAACGCTAACGGCAATCCCATAATAGCGTGTAAGGCATTCCCGAGTGTTGCACCCATGAAAAATAAAGGAATAGCTTCACCGCCGACAAAACCGGTTCCAAGTGTCACTGCCGTGAATACCAGCTTAGCCAAAAAAGCATAGGGTGGGACGTCTTCTTTGAATGACTGCTCAAGCATAGGTAAGCCTCGACCATTATAATCCTGGGAGCCTGCGAACAAGGTAAATGCTACAATGATCAGTCCGCCAACAAAAGCTCGCTTCATATGGTTCTTCTTGAACATTCTCTCTGAAATTCTTTGTATTCCGTGTCTCAACTGACAATAAGAAACACTCAATATACCGAATATAACGGCTGCAAGTATAATTTTTGCGAAGGTAAGCATGGAGTGATCAGGGAGTGTCTGTATAGTAAAATGTTCATGCTTCACACCCCAACCATTCTCCGTCACATAATGACCTGCGAAGCTGGCTACAAGACACGGAACGACCGCTTCAAACTTGAGCTTCCCCAGAGCGGCCATTTCCATTCCGAACACAGCACCAGTTATAGGGGTGCCAAAGGCTGCGCCAAATCCGGCGCTGATTCCGCTCATCAACATAATCTTCGTGTCAGCCTTCAACTTAAACCACCGGTTCACAGTTTCCGCTACACTGCCTCCCATTTGCACTGCGGCACCTTCTCTGCCGGTTGACCCACCCAATACGACGGTTAGGAATGTACCCAGATATACAATGGGGCCCATTCTTCGGAGAACAGTCTTTGTACCATGAACTGCGTCGATAACCAGATTATTCAGCTCAGCTGCGTCATGCAAAGTATTGTTTATCATGGAGGTTCCAAATTTCATATACATATAGCCCAGTGCAATACCACCCAAAGGAAGCAGCCCTATCAACCAACCGTTTCCTTCTCTAACTTTGCCCAGATAATCATTGGTTTCCAAAAGGAAGGCAGTTGTTGTTCCCACAACCACACCAATTAATCCCCCTAGGAGTATCCATTTACCCAGGAGCATAACGACATGTATATATTTTTTTATGTTTCCCATCTGAAGGATCCTCATTTCAGTCGTTCCGGAGGTTCATCTATATGTTGCTTAGTGTGGACTTCCGTAAAAAGATGGCCAGGCCCCGAAGACTCGGTTGCTGACAAAGGCATGGAAAGATGGGGCATGCTCGCCTGCAGCATCATAACCAGCCTGTCAATGTCCTCTTTGGTTGCATACTGCTTGCCGGGCTTTAACAGATATCCCAATTGACCGTTTGATTCTATAGTAGCCCATTGCAGATCACTAATCCTCTGGATGCCCTGCTGCCGGAGTCGTACTTCTAGCATATCCACAGAAAGCCGTAATTTTTTAATATTACTCTCGATAATTGTGCCATTCTCGATCACCATACGTGATTTTCCGTACAAAAACGACTCCATCACATCAGACTTCAGAACAATATACTCAATGCCTATAAGAGTAATTACCATTAATAACGTGATTAACAGCGTAATCCAAATGTTACGGTCACCTACGGGTTGAATGATTAATGAGCCCACGGCAACCATCATGACAGTCTGAGCAACTGTAAGTTGTGAGATCGACTTTCTTCCGGCAACTCTTAAGATAAGCACGCCACCCACTACAATGACAACCGCTTTCCAAATGAAATGTAAATTCAATTCCTCCCCTCCTTTCGTTGACTGATCATAAGGATAAGGTTTGTAAATATACCCAGCATTATTCGTCCTATATTCTTGGAGTCAAATTCCTTATATCCAACTAAGAAGAATTCAATAAAAAGACACTTGCAAGAGACACTATAATAGCGTCTCCTGAAAGTGCCCTTTATCTCTCTTTAATTGATTTCAATCAAATTAACATTTCCAGACACTTCATTGGCAACCATCAGCAAAGGTTTTCCCGTCGGACTGTCTTTACCCTCAACCAAACACAATCCTTCCGGCGCAAGAGAACCGCTTCCTGATACTCCTGTCCCCGTGAAATCTCTTAAGTTGATATAGTCATAGAATTTCACATCATTTACATCTGTAACATCATACATCATAATTCCGCCTATTCTTTCAAGAGCAATAAATGCATAGGTTTTACCTTTTATTTTCATCACCTTAACATCTTCAGGTTCGGGACCTTTTTTGCCGCTTCTCGAGTCGAGCTCAGATTTATTGTTGGACGAGTTGAATACAGTCGGATAAAGCTCTGCCGTAATTTTTTCAAAATCGCTTCCGCTGTCATAAACTTGGCTCATTGTCGCTGCATCCCAGATCGAAAAGGAACGGCCTCCGTAAATATAGTTTTTATTGTTATCCAGACCTTCTCGCTCTGCATTCAGGACCGTGTCTATTTTGAAAGTAGTCCCCGGGAACGTATAGGAGCCTGTATCCGCATATTTGTAAGGCTTGGATCCCCATTCTCTGGCGTCACCTTCATTAGCTGTAAACAAGTACTGATTGCCATCTATTTTTGTTGTGGTAATCCCATCCGGCATATAAACGCCATATAGATTTTGTGGTGAAATTTCTGCCTTACCGTTTTTCAATGCATCCAGACTGTTAGCAGCCAAATTATGATCTTTGAAGCCCAGACCCTTTACGCTTACAAACGTTTTTGTCTTCAGATCCAGGGTTGCAATGGCATTGGCTTCCTGCAAGGAAACATACGCATACAAACTGTTCTCGGTTACTGTTATATATTCCGGTTCTAGATCCACTGAAGGCACTGTGTTAGGTTTTAACAACACTCTGTCTGCAATAAGCGCCGCCCTTGCCCCCGTATGATCGAATGCTTCAAACCCGATTGTAGCCACTGATGCTTTGTTTAAGCCCTTCTTGATATCAACAATGGTTACAGTCCCTTTAGGGTCAACAGCACCCGGCGCAGTGTATCCTTCCCTCGGTTCGCCTTCATTGGCAGACAAGATATACTTGGAATCCGGTGTAAAAGTGACCATATCCGGCTGATTCCCAGCCTCAAAATGCTTCAAATAATTACCGGCATAATCAAGAACCACAATATAGCCGTTATCCTTGTAGGTAGCACCCTGTACAGCAATTGCAATGATTTTATCCTTTGTGTTTACATCAATGCTTGTAATATCTCCGCAGAAGAACCCATTTGAGGCGGCCATAGCCGTAATATCTAAACGAGCCTCCAAGCTAAGGACTTTCATATGGGTTGAAACAATAGTTGCAGCATCCACAATATCAATCGATTTTGCTGCGCCGTTTACAATATACATTTTATTATTGTCTTCATTAAATTTCACGATTTCGGCTATTCCGCCATCAGAGTTACTCATACCCGTCTGATAATTTGCAATGTAATTCAATTTGCCATTAATACTGTTTACTTGGAGTCCTGGAAAAATAGGAGGTTTTGGTTGGACTGGTGGAATCGGTGGGTTGACTGTGCCGCTGTCCGTGCTTGTCCATACCCCATTGTCCAGGGATCTTGGAAAATATTTATTAATAAAAGTTTCGTTAACCGCTGGGTCATTCCAGGTTAAAAGTTCAAAATCCGAAGAATTATGATCCGTATCCACAAAGTTAATTCTTCTAAGCGTTTTCTGTTTGGAGGTTGGGACGGCAGGCATATCCCCCTC harbors:
- the sstT gene encoding serine/threonine transporter SstT; this encodes MKTLLLKWNQVSLVRRIFIGIIVGIILALVIPNASGITIFGSLFVSSLKAVAPVLVLLIVMSAISQHKQGQKTNMKSIILLYGLSTFLAGLIAVIASFIFPVNLSLVTGASDLTPPDGIVEVLKTLLFKVVDNPVNALMNANYIGILTWAILLGVALKNANDSTKNMLTNFSDAVSHIVKWVINLAPLGIMGLVFDSITANGLSSLLDYGKLLIVLIGCMLFMALIVNPLIVYLNIRRNPYPLVFHCLKESGITAFFTRSSAANIPVNMSLCEKMELDTDTYSVSIPLGATINMAGAAITISVLTLAAVHTVGIEVDFGTALILSVLSAVSAAGASGVAGGSLLLIPLACSIFGISNDVAIQVVGVGFIIGVLQDSFETALNSSSDLLFTATAEYTKKRKEGTDFVIKI
- a CDS encoding PLP-dependent aminotransferase family protein, which encodes MKKYLVILSEIEQKILEGQYRPGQKLPSIRSTSELHGCSMSTVIRAYAELEKRHTIYSISQSGHYVVEKSGDWPNDNTSKMIDFASVLPDVNVFPYLDFQHCLNKAIDKYKHQLFTYGDSRGLEKLRHTLASHLAGDQVFTNAERIMVTSGVQQALEILAKMPFPNGKSVILVEQPSYDIYLRFLEAEGIPVSGIARSAGGIDLGELEERFKSGNIKFFYTMSRYHNPLGTSYSAEDREAIAGLASKYNVYIVEDDYMADLGEKQGFDPIYAYNRTSHVVYLKSFSKIIFPGLRLGAAVLPESLLESFHSYKRYSDTSLLSQAALEVYINNDMYERHKHKICSQYAARIRTLNEAVERYNDAGLIESSGVSSGIFVQFKLPQTLNLEQLVKRLVARNVRVVSGKGFYLSGCLEREKFLRISISQAQPEQIEEGVRAIIEEVRGMKGYNSIH
- a CDS encoding DMT family transporter translates to MKHKGTKLAYLSALLNAVIIGFSFLFAKMALDYADPMDTLTYRFALSFAVMSIPVMFGRVTLNYRGKPLSKLLLLALMYPLGFFTLQTFGLQQATSSEGGILYATTPILTMVLASVFLKESTTVLQKLSIFLSVFGVVFIFMMKGTGIDWTNIQGISLLFLSCLAFAGYGVMARSLLRTFSPAEISYLMLGIGFVTFLVISLTDHVTTGTLDQFITPLTSSTFIVSTLYLGVISSLLTSLLANYALSKIEASNMSVFSNLSTIVSITAGSLFLREEITIYSIIGSVLIIAGVVGTVFWGQKKT
- a CDS encoding MFS transporter — translated: MKLTKEEKSWILYDCGNSAYSLAVTTALLPIVFGMFTNVNSSMDLGYFNSIASILVAILSPILGTIADYKDTKKRFFVFFALVGVLATASLAFVAPSSGQWQLLIVFYILSAIGFAGANIFYDSFLVDVTKDERMDKVSTRGFAFGYISSVIPFGISLVLIVVMGMDKSIGYQIGFIITALWWGLLTVPMIRDVKQRHYIEPEPRPVASSFRRLAGTFKNIRQHRTVFVFLIAYFFYIDGVDTIIKMVVPYATSVLGADAFDTFTLLGILLVIQIIAFPCAIVYGNLAKKYSARTMIIIGIFTYIISCIAAFFITSVWHIFILGALIGSAQGGIQALSRSYYAKIIPKENSNEFFGFYNIFGKFAAIIGPAVMSLTTTLTRNANLSILAIIPLFLIGLFIFITIPKQQPT
- a CDS encoding DUF4317 domain-containing protein produces the protein MNKKEVAHIRKQFKLDHDMLKLFDILNVYIMKESSEIYHYECQPFELVDREKQELYIGNFKKLLTGELDQKLFEVRFQEEAEEPTKVLLHQGMITGDRDEWQDLMLLLVDRMIKDTKLERDTVVTFVRGQYFRPTKSRNDEAEESEKNEMFAHPFILCSVNTTEPQRKSLLFDYAEREFKYNIIVDPIIKLSTPEQGFFYPSVTDNASDVNRVLYCSGKANEPNRHFIDQVLNAEKSVTAKEERVIFEEIVKEVAGDQFDVLTLAHVYEEIHQVIESNEEEEAPKLDYRDVERVLTASGVENLTAEKVERAFETIIDDRNYELKASSVIPKFTTKSIKIETKVATIAISPQDLRYVKQVNYQGKRCIMIEIDEDVVIEGFTLTTEIL
- a CDS encoding voltage-gated chloride channel family protein gives rise to the protein MGNIKKYIHVVMLLGKWILLGGLIGVVVGTTTAFLLETNDYLGKVREGNGWLIGLLPLGGIALGYMYMKFGTSMINNTLHDAAELNNLVIDAVHGTKTVLRRMGPIVYLGTFLTVVLGGSTGREGAAVQMGGSVAETVNRWFKLKADTKIMLMSGISAGFGAAFGTPITGAVFGMEMAALGKLKFEAVVPCLVASFAGHYVTENGWGVKHEHFTIQTLPDHSMLTFAKIILAAVIFGILSVSYCQLRHGIQRISERMFKKNHMKRAFVGGLIIVAFTLFAGSQDYNGRGLPMLEQSFKEDVPPYAFLAKLVFTAVTLGTGFVGGEAIPLFFMGATLGNALHAIMGLPLAFLAALGLIAVFCGGANTPIAAFLLAMELFNGKGMEYFFIACIVSYIVSGHHGLWPAQTMYEPKSRLYNVTNGEPIGRIEKRKK
- a CDS encoding DUF421 domain-containing protein, with the translated sequence MNLHFIWKAVVIVVGGVLILRVAGRKSISQLTVAQTVMMVAVGSLIIQPVGDRNIWITLLITLLMVITLIGIEYIVLKSDVMESFLYGKSRMVIENGTIIESNIKKLRLSVDMLEVRLRQQGIQRISDLQWATIESNGQLGYLLKPGKQYATKEDIDRLVMMLQASMPHLSMPLSATESSGPGHLFTEVHTKQHIDEPPERLK
- a CDS encoding choice-of-anchor I family protein, producing the protein MLKSRIISLMIMVCLFPGVLPMSVSAETQPGNHLVINQLYGGGGKSDTPFTHSFIELYNPTNTTIDLSGYTLAYSSNRPNTHPGSTLDASGNLQVDTLNLTGSIPAQHSFLIRGAAETTSTTYLKYLLTAKDLDWSTRYIDNDKTIELKLVDNKGIQVDAISNRATNFNNIGEGDMPAVPTSKQKTLRRINFVDTDHNSSDFELLTWNDPAVNETFINKYFPRSLDNGVWTSTDSGTVNPPIPPVQPKPPIFPGLQVNSINGKLNYIANYQTGMSNSDGGIAEIVKFNEDNNKMYIVNGAAKSIDIVDAATIVSTHMKVLSLEARLDITAMAASNGFFCGDITSIDVNTKDKIIAIAVQGATYKDNGYIVVLDYAGNYLKHFEAGNQPDMVTFTPDSKYILSANEGEPREGYTAPGAVDPKGTVTIVDIKKGLNKASVATIGFEAFDHTGARAALIADRVLLKPNTVPSVDLEPEYITVTENSLYAYVSLQEANAIATLDLKTKTFVSVKGLGFKDHNLAANSLDALKNGKAEISPQNLYGVYMPDGITTTKIDGNQYLFTANEGDAREWGSKPYKYADTGSYTFPGTTFKIDTVLNAEREGLDNNKNYIYGGRSFSIWDAATMSQVYDSGSDFEKITAELYPTVFNSSNNKSELDSRSGKKGPEPEDVKVMKIKGKTYAFIALERIGGIMMYDVTDVNDVKFYDYINLRDFTGTGVSGSGSLAPEGLCLVEGKDSPTGKPLLMVANEVSGNVNLIEIN